The Longimicrobium sp. genome has a window encoding:
- the kaiC gene encoding circadian clock protein KaiC produces MTAPSTPLASKASTGIQGFDEMTGGGLPRSRITVVLGSAGAGKTVFALQTLVCGATGHHEPGIFVAFEEDTRRIMENAHSFGWDLPALERDRLFFLDAYVSPTVTVAGDFDLEGVLAQVGERAEALGATRIVFDGIDVLLSLLDGPVVRRREVYRLYEWLARRDFTALLTVKAEGPTLLADPEYQFLPFMADAVVMLTHDMRERVSVRSVRVVKYRGSRFSENEYPLTITSSGIEVATYGRAELRYPVSREKLSTGVPRLDAMLGDGYFRGSSVLITGVPGTAKTTLAGTFADRCCRGGERVMFLSFDEPADQIVRNLSSVGLDLGRWVDEGRLDLWSLRSEARSVEEHLIDIKRRIEKSGATVVIVDPLSALAKAGGEVAAVDASLRLLDFAKSRGTTALCTSLQSGNDPVTETSSLDVSTIADTWLHLAYRIRGGERNRSLTVIKSRGMAHSNQVRELVLSGEGITLSDVYSAGGEVLMGTARWEKEEELRREAEAAERETRRRRAEMEASAAAVRARMEQLVRELDGLETERQALAAEAEAQARARRQAMDTIGLLRRGDADAAPAHAGAAP; encoded by the coding sequence ATGACGGCACCATCCACACCCCTCGCCTCCAAGGCTTCCACCGGCATCCAGGGTTTCGACGAGATGACGGGCGGCGGGCTCCCCCGGTCGCGCATTACGGTGGTGCTGGGCTCGGCGGGGGCGGGAAAGACGGTGTTCGCCCTGCAGACCCTGGTGTGCGGGGCCACCGGGCACCACGAGCCCGGCATCTTCGTGGCGTTCGAGGAAGACACGCGGCGCATCATGGAGAACGCCCACTCGTTCGGCTGGGACCTTCCCGCGCTGGAACGCGACCGGCTCTTCTTCCTGGACGCGTACGTTTCGCCCACGGTGACGGTGGCGGGCGACTTCGACCTGGAAGGGGTCCTGGCCCAGGTGGGGGAGCGGGCGGAGGCGCTGGGGGCCACGCGCATCGTCTTCGACGGCATCGACGTGCTGCTGTCGCTGCTGGACGGGCCCGTGGTGCGGCGGCGCGAGGTGTACCGGCTGTACGAGTGGCTGGCCCGGCGCGACTTCACCGCCCTGCTCACCGTCAAGGCCGAGGGCCCCACCCTGCTGGCCGACCCCGAGTACCAGTTCCTTCCCTTCATGGCCGACGCCGTGGTGATGCTCACGCACGACATGCGCGAGCGGGTGAGCGTGCGCAGCGTTCGCGTGGTCAAGTACCGCGGCTCGCGGTTCTCGGAAAACGAATACCCGCTGACCATCACCTCGTCGGGAATCGAGGTGGCCACCTACGGCCGGGCCGAGCTGCGGTACCCCGTCTCGCGGGAGAAGCTTTCCACCGGCGTGCCGCGGCTCGACGCCATGCTGGGCGACGGCTACTTCCGCGGATCCAGCGTGCTGATCACCGGAGTTCCCGGCACCGCCAAGACCACGCTGGCAGGCACCTTCGCCGACCGCTGCTGCCGCGGGGGCGAGCGGGTGATGTTCCTGTCCTTCGACGAGCCGGCCGACCAGATCGTCCGCAACCTTTCGTCGGTGGGGCTGGACCTGGGGCGCTGGGTTGATGAAGGGCGGCTGGACCTGTGGTCGCTGCGCTCGGAAGCACGGAGCGTCGAGGAGCACCTGATCGACATCAAGCGCCGGATCGAGAAGAGCGGGGCCACCGTGGTGATCGTGGACCCGCTGTCGGCGCTGGCCAAGGCGGGAGGCGAGGTGGCGGCGGTGGATGCCAGCCTGCGGCTGCTGGACTTCGCCAAGTCGCGGGGAACCACCGCGTTGTGCACCAGCCTGCAGAGCGGCAACGACCCGGTGACGGAAACCTCGTCGCTCGACGTGTCGACCATCGCCGACACCTGGCTTCACCTGGCCTACCGCATCCGCGGCGGCGAGCGCAACCGCTCGCTCACCGTCATCAAGTCGCGCGGCATGGCGCACAGCAACCAGGTGCGCGAGCTGGTGCTGAGCGGCGAGGGCATCACCCTGTCCGACGTGTACAGCGCGGGCGGCGAGGTGCTGATGGGAACGGCGCGGTGGGAAAAGGAAGAGGAGCTGCGCCGGGAGGCCGAAGCCGCCGAGCGCGAGACCCGCCGCCGCCGGGCCGAGATGGAAGCGTCCGCCGCAGCCGTGCGCGCCCGCATGGAGCAGCTGGTCCGCGAGCTGGACGGGTTGGAAACGGAGCGCCAGGCGCTCGCGGCCGAGGCCGAAGCCCAGGCCCGCGCCCGCCGGCAGGCCATGGACACCATCGGCCTCCTTCGGCGCGGCGACGCCGACGCCGCCCCCGCTCACGCCGGGGCCGCGCCATGA
- a CDS encoding DUF3343 domain-containing protein: protein MFTFETTHHALWAEEVARDHGVPAEVVPAPPAARARCNLALETLPGDEERMAALLDGEGVPFGRWAGAGA, encoded by the coding sequence GTGTTTACGTTCGAAACCACGCACCACGCGCTGTGGGCCGAAGAGGTGGCCCGCGACCACGGCGTGCCCGCCGAGGTGGTTCCCGCGCCGCCGGCCGCGCGGGCGCGGTGCAACCTGGCGCTGGAAACGCTCCCCGGGGACGAGGAGCGGATGGCGGCGCTGCTGGACGGCGAGGGGGTGCCGTTCGGGCGGTGGGCCGGGGCGGGTGCGTGA
- a CDS encoding circadian clock KaiB family protein, with product MTGGPPPDAGTQLRLYVAGNAPNSAAAVRNLQRVREALGECEVEIVDLSQTPGRAREDGILVTPALVCLAPRRALVLGNLSDTAAVLAALSR from the coding sequence ATGACCGGCGGGCCGCCGCCGGACGCCGGCACGCAGCTGCGCCTGTACGTGGCGGGGAACGCGCCCAACTCCGCCGCCGCCGTCCGCAACCTGCAGCGGGTGCGCGAGGCGCTGGGCGAGTGTGAAGTGGAGATCGTGGACCTGTCGCAGACCCCCGGCCGTGCCCGCGAGGACGGCATCCTGGTCACCCCCGCGCTGGTGTGCCTGGCTCCCCGCCGGGCGCTGGTGCTGGGCAACCTTTCCGATACCGCGGCCGTGCTTGCCGCCCTCAGCCGATGA